The following are encoded in a window of Amycolatopsis lexingtonensis genomic DNA:
- a CDS encoding acyl-CoA carboxylase subunit beta, translated as MSWQPEVDELARRRELAERMGGPEKVARQHAAGRSTVRERIAALADPGSFDEIGALAGTASYVDGALESFTPANFVIGTARLDGRRVAIGGDDFTVRGGAADAAIMEKQVHAERLANELRLPLVRLIEGTGGGGSVKMLEQHGFTYVPVNPGWDLVVDNLSTVPVVALCLGPVAGLGAARAVMSHLNVLVEGAGQLFVAGPPVVKHATGEDLTKEELGGADVHRRSGAVDRIVASEAEAFSVAKQFLSYLPSSVDCLPPVTSTSDPVDRADEGLLSLVPRNRRQPYRLRPLLDGVFDAGSVFDYAVSGGSAYAGLARLNGHPVGVLATDPYRGATLTPEGADVMTRLVDLCETFHLPLVSLTDQAGMVIGAAAERAGAIRHGVRAVTAVYQARVPMAEVIVRRVFGVGGAGQVNRHRLVRRWAWPSGDWGSLPVEGGIEAAYRAELDAADDRAARIEEIRARLDAVRSPFRTAERFSVEDVIDPRETRSRLCDWIGDAYAVLPRLAGPPSFGMRP; from the coding sequence ATGAGCTGGCAGCCGGAGGTCGACGAGCTGGCCCGGCGGCGCGAGCTGGCCGAGCGCATGGGCGGTCCGGAGAAGGTGGCCCGCCAGCACGCCGCCGGGCGGTCGACGGTCCGCGAGCGGATCGCGGCGCTCGCCGACCCCGGCAGCTTCGACGAGATCGGCGCGCTGGCCGGCACGGCGTCCTATGTGGACGGCGCGCTGGAGTCGTTCACCCCGGCCAACTTCGTCATCGGCACCGCCCGGCTCGACGGCAGGCGGGTGGCGATCGGCGGTGACGACTTCACCGTCCGCGGCGGTGCCGCCGACGCCGCGATCATGGAGAAGCAGGTCCACGCCGAGCGCCTGGCCAACGAGCTCCGGCTGCCGCTGGTGCGGCTGATCGAGGGCACCGGGGGCGGCGGCAGCGTCAAGATGCTGGAGCAGCACGGGTTCACCTACGTCCCGGTCAACCCGGGCTGGGACCTCGTGGTGGACAACCTCTCGACGGTCCCGGTGGTCGCGCTCTGCCTCGGCCCGGTGGCCGGGCTCGGGGCCGCGCGGGCGGTGATGTCGCACCTGAACGTGCTGGTCGAAGGCGCCGGGCAGCTGTTCGTCGCCGGGCCGCCGGTGGTGAAGCACGCGACGGGGGAGGACCTCACCAAGGAAGAGCTCGGCGGCGCCGACGTCCACCGGCGCAGCGGCGCGGTCGACCGGATCGTGGCGTCCGAAGCCGAGGCTTTCTCGGTGGCGAAACAGTTCCTGTCGTACCTTCCGTCCTCTGTGGACTGCCTGCCGCCGGTGACGTCCACATCGGACCCCGTGGACCGCGCCGACGAGGGACTGCTTTCGCTGGTGCCGCGCAACCGGCGTCAGCCCTACCGCTTGCGGCCGCTGCTGGACGGCGTCTTCGACGCGGGCTCGGTGTTCGACTACGCCGTGTCGGGCGGCTCGGCGTACGCGGGACTGGCGCGGCTGAACGGGCACCCGGTCGGCGTCCTGGCCACCGATCCCTACCGCGGCGCGACGCTGACCCCCGAGGGCGCCGACGTGATGACCCGGCTGGTCGACCTCTGCGAGACGTTCCACCTGCCCCTGGTTTCGCTGACCGACCAGGCGGGCATGGTGATCGGCGCGGCGGCCGAGCGCGCGGGCGCGATCCGCCACGGCGTCCGCGCGGTCACGGCGGTCTACCAGGCGCGGGTCCCGATGGCCGAGGTGATCGTCCGCCGCGTGTTCGGCGTCGGCGGCGCGGGCCAGGTCAACCGCCACCGCCTGGTCCGCCGCTGGGCCTGGCCCTCGGGCGACTGGGGCTCCCTGCCGGTCGAAGGCGGCATCGAAGCGGCCTACCGCGCGGAACTGGACGCGGCCGACGACCGGGCGGCGCGGATCGAGGAGATCCGCGCGCGCCTGGACGCGGTGCGATCGCCGTTCCGGACGGCGGAGCGCTTCTCGGTCGAGGACGTCATCGACCCGCGCGAGACCCGGTCCCGGCTGTGCGACTGGATCGGGGACGCCTACGCGGTGCTGCCAAGACTTGCCGGCCCGCCGTCGTTCGGGATGCGGCCCTAG
- a CDS encoding SDR family oxidoreductase, translating into MTGVVITGGGGGIGAALARRFAAGGAQVVVADLDGDKAAEVAKEIGGTAFVGDVASVDGVAKLIESARATLGEIDVFCANAGIAPFGGAESPEEVWAHTWDVNVMAHVRAANQLLPAWLERGEGHFIATVSAAGLLTSLGSAPYSVTKHGALAFAEYLSATYRHRGITVQAICPQGVRTAMLESTGTAGQLLMGASAIEPEQVADALFAAMESKQFLVLPHPEVAEYYAARATQTDRWLGGMNKLQRKVEAALEAE; encoded by the coding sequence GTGACCGGCGTCGTCATCACCGGTGGCGGCGGGGGCATCGGCGCCGCGCTGGCCCGCCGGTTCGCCGCCGGCGGCGCCCAGGTCGTCGTGGCGGACCTCGACGGGGACAAAGCCGCCGAAGTCGCGAAGGAGATCGGCGGGACGGCGTTCGTCGGCGACGTCGCGAGCGTCGACGGTGTCGCGAAGCTGATCGAAAGCGCCCGTGCGACGCTGGGCGAGATCGACGTCTTCTGCGCCAACGCGGGGATCGCGCCCTTCGGCGGCGCGGAAAGCCCCGAGGAGGTCTGGGCGCACACCTGGGACGTCAACGTCATGGCGCACGTCCGCGCGGCGAACCAGCTGCTGCCGGCGTGGCTCGAACGCGGCGAGGGGCACTTCATCGCGACCGTGTCCGCCGCCGGGCTGCTGACCAGCCTCGGTTCGGCGCCGTACTCGGTGACCAAGCACGGCGCGCTCGCGTTCGCCGAGTACCTGTCGGCGACCTACCGGCACCGCGGGATCACCGTGCAGGCGATCTGCCCGCAGGGCGTCCGGACGGCGATGCTCGAGAGCACCGGCACCGCGGGTCAACTGCTGATGGGCGCTTCGGCGATCGAACCCGAGCAGGTCGCGGACGCGCTGTTCGCGGCGATGGAGTCGAAGCAGTTCCTGGTCCTGCCGCACCCGGAGGTCGCGGAGTACTACGCCGCGCGCGCGACGCAGACCGACCGCTGGCTCGGCGGGATGAACAAGCTGCAGCGCAAGGTCGAAGCGGCGCTCGAGGCGGAATGA
- a CDS encoding SDR family oxidoreductase: MNSFKDRVAIVTGASRGIGLGIAKTLVERGAKVCITARKPEALEEAVNSLGGPDVAMFVPGKADDTDHQDEAVAKTIETFGRLDYLVNNTGINPVYGSTLDIDPAAAAKILGVNVLAPLGWTKRARDAWMGEHGGAVVNVASVAGLGASPGIGMYGVSKAALIRLTVELGAELGPKIRVNAVAPAVVKTKFATALYEGREEEVASAYPMKRLGVPADIAGAVAFLLSDDAGWITGQTMVLDGGVTLGGGL, encoded by the coding sequence GTGAACTCGTTCAAGGATCGCGTCGCGATCGTCACCGGGGCCAGCCGGGGCATCGGCCTCGGGATCGCGAAGACGCTCGTCGAACGCGGCGCCAAGGTGTGCATCACCGCGCGCAAGCCGGAGGCCCTCGAAGAGGCCGTGAACTCCCTCGGCGGCCCGGACGTCGCCATGTTCGTGCCCGGGAAGGCCGACGACACCGACCACCAGGACGAGGCGGTCGCCAAGACGATCGAGACCTTCGGCCGGCTCGACTACCTGGTCAACAACACCGGCATCAACCCGGTCTACGGCTCCACCCTGGACATCGACCCGGCCGCCGCGGCCAAGATCCTCGGCGTCAACGTGCTCGCGCCGCTGGGCTGGACCAAGCGCGCCCGCGACGCGTGGATGGGCGAGCACGGCGGTGCCGTCGTCAACGTCGCTTCCGTCGCCGGCCTCGGCGCTTCGCCCGGCATCGGCATGTATGGCGTCAGCAAGGCCGCGCTGATCCGGCTGACCGTCGAGCTCGGTGCCGAGCTCGGGCCGAAGATCCGCGTGAACGCCGTCGCCCCGGCCGTGGTCAAGACGAAGTTCGCGACCGCGCTCTACGAGGGCCGCGAGGAGGAGGTCGCCTCGGCGTACCCGATGAAGCGGCTCGGCGTGCCAGCCGACATCGCGGGCGCGGTGGCGTTCCTGCTGTCCGACGACGCGGGCTGGATCACCGGCCAGACCATGGTGCTCGACGGCGGCGTGACCCTCGGCGGTGGCCTGTGA
- a CDS encoding alpha/beta hydrolase has protein sequence MVVRVLVVAVLVVVLVLGLVWVFQRRLIYLPDAGPVPAAASVLPGGEDVRLRTADGLELGAWYVRPRDREPSATVLVAGGNGGNRAGRAPLAAKLTEAGLAVLLFDYRGYGGNPGDPSEAGLALDVRAARGFLVEERRVSPERLLYFGESLGCAVVTELATAYPPAGLLLRSPFTDLAAVGAEAYPYLPVRLLLRDRFPVEEQVARVRVPVTVVLGGADSIVPPSQSRAVAAAASARVVEIPGADHNDPVLLDGPELIEAVLALVPR, from the coding sequence GTGGTCGTGCGGGTGCTGGTGGTGGCCGTGCTGGTCGTGGTGCTGGTGCTGGGGCTCGTCTGGGTGTTCCAGCGCCGGCTGATCTACCTGCCCGACGCCGGTCCGGTGCCGGCCGCCGCGAGCGTGCTGCCCGGTGGTGAAGACGTCCGCCTCCGCACGGCCGACGGCCTGGAGCTGGGCGCCTGGTACGTCCGGCCCCGCGACCGCGAGCCGTCGGCGACGGTGCTGGTGGCCGGCGGCAACGGCGGGAACCGGGCCGGGCGCGCGCCGCTGGCGGCGAAGCTGACGGAGGCGGGGCTGGCGGTGCTGTTGTTCGACTACCGCGGCTACGGCGGCAATCCGGGCGACCCCAGCGAAGCCGGATTGGCCCTCGACGTCCGCGCGGCCCGCGGGTTCCTGGTCGAAGAGCGGCGGGTTTCGCCGGAGCGGCTGCTGTACTTCGGCGAGAGCCTCGGGTGCGCCGTCGTGACCGAGCTGGCCACCGCGTACCCGCCGGCCGGGCTGCTGCTGCGCTCGCCGTTCACCGACCTCGCGGCGGTGGGCGCCGAGGCTTACCCGTACCTGCCGGTGCGGCTGCTGCTGCGCGACCGCTTCCCGGTCGAGGAGCAGGTCGCGCGGGTTCGGGTGCCGGTGACCGTGGTGCTGGGCGGCGCGGACTCGATCGTGCCGCCGTCGCAGAGCCGCGCGGTGGCGGCCGCGGCGTCGGCGCGGGTGGTGGAGATCCCCGGTGCCGACCACAACGACCCGGTCCTCCTGGACGGCCCGGAGCTGATCGAGGCGGTCCTGGCGCTGGTGCCGCGCTGA
- a CDS encoding GNAT family N-acetyltransferase, translated as MITVDDLRLMQGLAQRVTATRPELVNGDASYGELAWNWGKDHTAAGASWRRELWFSGGELVAWAWARLPRRVRRSDGTVKDVTGASLAHQVHPGHAPLIDEVIAWYEATAGDVERSALAGAADEFALARWAAHGYETDPDALGDTGSWTQLNERDLADVAGPVLPAGFRFRTAGEAGPAAAVQSHVDAWAPTTYTAESYEGVRQAPAYRDDLHVLVEAPDGTMACSAILWLDEANETAEFEPVGTHPGFRRRGLARALLLQGMRLARAAGARHATVACLGAPGHPAARELYYGVGFRELCRDAPLVKTRPGAPAGVTRLE; from the coding sequence ATGATCACCGTCGACGACCTGCGGCTCATGCAAGGCCTCGCGCAGCGGGTCACCGCCACCCGCCCCGAGCTGGTGAACGGCGACGCGTCCTACGGCGAGCTGGCCTGGAACTGGGGCAAGGACCACACCGCCGCCGGCGCGAGCTGGCGCCGGGAACTGTGGTTCTCCGGCGGCGAACTGGTGGCGTGGGCCTGGGCGCGCCTCCCCCGCCGGGTGCGGCGCAGCGACGGCACCGTCAAGGACGTCACCGGCGCTTCCCTCGCGCACCAGGTCCACCCCGGCCACGCCCCGCTCATCGACGAGGTGATCGCCTGGTACGAAGCCACGGCGGGCGACGTCGAGCGCTCGGCGCTGGCGGGCGCCGCGGACGAGTTCGCCTTGGCGCGCTGGGCGGCGCACGGCTACGAGACCGACCCGGACGCGCTCGGCGACACCGGCTCCTGGACCCAGCTCAACGAGCGCGACCTCGCCGACGTCGCCGGGCCGGTCCTGCCCGCCGGGTTCCGGTTCCGCACCGCGGGCGAAGCCGGGCCGGCGGCCGCGGTCCAGTCCCATGTGGACGCTTGGGCTCCCACCACGTACACGGCCGAGAGCTACGAAGGCGTCCGGCAGGCCCCGGCGTACCGCGACGACCTGCACGTCCTGGTGGAGGCACCGGACGGGACGATGGCGTGCTCGGCGATCCTGTGGCTCGACGAAGCCAACGAGACGGCCGAGTTCGAGCCGGTCGGGACGCACCCGGGCTTCCGGCGCCGCGGCCTGGCCCGTGCGCTGCTCCTGCAGGGCATGCGCCTGGCGCGCGCGGCCGGCGCCAGGCACGCGACGGTCGCCTGCCTGGGCGCGCCGGGCCACCCCGCGGCACGCGAGCTGTACTACGGCGTCGGCTTCCGCGAGCTGTGCCGGGACGCCCCGCTCGTCAAGACCCGCCCCGGAGCGCCGGCTGGTGTCACGCGTCTTGAATGA
- a CDS encoding aldo/keto reductase — protein MQYRTLGRTGIKVSPYALGAMMFATSFGNPDPDDSARMIHKALDAGLNFIDTADAYGDSEEVVGKALRGRRDDVVLATKFGRPVGDHPHHQGASRRWIVTAVENSLRRLGVDHIDLYQVHRTDPATDVEETLSALTDLLRAGKVRAIGTSQSLASDIVEAQWVAERRGLARFRAEQAAYSILNRGVEREVLPLAQRFGMGTLIWGPLGQGLLTGRVRKGERNDLRRAHLLKHLTDERRLDVVEQLVPLAAEAGLPMTHLAMAFVIAHPGVTSALLGPRTMPQLDDLLAGVEVRLTDDVLDRIDAIVPPGTNIGALDQNYQPPAVHDPGLRRRPLAERAAA, from the coding sequence ATGCAGTACCGCACCCTCGGCCGGACCGGGATCAAGGTCAGCCCGTACGCGCTCGGCGCGATGATGTTCGCGACGTCCTTCGGCAACCCCGACCCGGACGACTCCGCCCGCATGATCCACAAAGCACTGGACGCGGGCCTCAACTTCATCGACACCGCCGACGCGTACGGCGATTCCGAAGAGGTCGTCGGCAAAGCGTTGCGGGGCCGCCGCGACGACGTCGTGCTCGCGACCAAGTTCGGCCGCCCGGTCGGCGACCACCCGCACCACCAGGGCGCGTCCCGGCGCTGGATCGTCACCGCCGTCGAGAACTCGTTGCGGCGCCTGGGGGTCGACCACATCGACCTCTACCAGGTGCACCGCACCGATCCCGCGACGGACGTCGAGGAAACGCTTTCCGCGCTGACCGACCTGCTCCGCGCCGGCAAGGTCCGCGCGATCGGCACGTCCCAGAGCCTCGCGTCCGACATCGTCGAAGCCCAGTGGGTCGCCGAACGGCGCGGCCTGGCGCGGTTCCGCGCCGAGCAGGCGGCCTACTCGATCCTCAACCGCGGCGTCGAACGCGAAGTGCTGCCGCTGGCCCAGCGCTTCGGCATGGGCACGCTGATCTGGGGCCCGCTCGGGCAGGGCCTGCTCACGGGGCGCGTCCGCAAGGGCGAGCGGAACGACCTGCGCCGGGCCCACCTGCTCAAGCACCTCACCGACGAACGCCGGCTCGACGTCGTCGAGCAGCTCGTTCCGCTGGCCGCCGAAGCGGGCCTGCCGATGACCCATCTGGCGATGGCCTTCGTCATCGCCCACCCCGGCGTCACGAGCGCGCTGCTCGGGCCGCGGACCATGCCCCAGCTCGACGACCTGCTGGCCGGCGTCGAGGTCCGGCTCACCGACGACGTCCTCGACCGCATCGACGCAATCGTGCCGCCCGGCACCAACATCGGCGCGCTCGACCAGAACTACCAGCCGCCGGCCGTGCACGACCCTGGTTTGCGCCGCCGCCCGCTCGCCGAGCGCGCCGCGGCCTAG
- a CDS encoding TetR family transcriptional regulator translates to MTQETRRRRADAQRNVEALVEAARTVFDTSGVDAPAKEITDLAGVGVGTLYRHFPQRSDLVKAVVQTGIDAVADAGPELSDAHPPERALSLWIDRFVELLGAKRGLASALHSGDPAFEGLPGYFMERLGPTLTALLDAAAADGAIRGDLGAEDLLYAIALLCQPVPGREPGHGKRMVGVLVDGLRYGAG, encoded by the coding sequence GTGACCCAGGAAACCCGACGGCGGCGCGCCGACGCCCAGCGCAACGTCGAGGCCTTGGTCGAGGCGGCGCGGACGGTCTTCGACACCTCCGGCGTGGACGCACCGGCCAAGGAGATCACCGACCTCGCCGGAGTCGGCGTCGGCACGCTGTACCGGCACTTCCCGCAGCGCTCGGACCTGGTCAAAGCGGTGGTACAGACCGGGATCGACGCGGTCGCCGACGCCGGCCCGGAGCTGAGCGACGCCCACCCGCCGGAGCGGGCGCTGTCGCTGTGGATCGACCGGTTCGTCGAGCTCCTCGGGGCCAAACGCGGGCTCGCCTCGGCCCTGCACTCGGGCGATCCGGCGTTCGAGGGGCTGCCCGGCTACTTTATGGAGCGCCTGGGCCCCACGCTCACGGCCCTGCTCGACGCGGCGGCCGCCGACGGCGCGATCCGCGGCGACCTCGGCGCCGAAGACCTCCTGTACGCGATCGCGTTGCTGTGCCAGCCCGTACCCGGCCGCGAGCCGGGGCACGGCAAGCGCATGGTCGGCGTTCTCGTCGACGGCCTCCGCTACGGCGCCGGCTAG
- a CDS encoding metallophosphoesterase family protein, which yields MRIAAVGDVHLGEDSRGLLRPALGHLDGTADVLLLAGDLTRHGTLEEARVVADEVAGLGVPVVAVLGNHDHHSDAADAIAGVLRDAGVTVLEGDAARFELPDGSLGVAGVKGFGGGFAGKCASRFGEREMKNFVEHTMASAESLREALQSLDTDVVVALTHYAPIPGTLHGEPPEIHPFLGSYLLCEPIDEVGADLALHGHAHFGCEQGVTPGGVRVRNVAQPVIRKAYALYELHPAEVSARR from the coding sequence ATGAGGATCGCCGCGGTCGGGGACGTGCACCTGGGCGAAGACTCCCGCGGCCTGCTCCGGCCGGCCCTCGGGCACCTGGACGGCACTGCCGACGTCCTCCTGCTGGCCGGGGACCTCACCCGGCACGGCACGCTCGAGGAAGCCCGCGTCGTGGCCGACGAGGTCGCCGGGCTGGGCGTGCCGGTCGTCGCCGTCCTGGGCAACCACGACCACCACAGCGACGCCGCGGACGCCATCGCCGGCGTGCTCCGGGACGCGGGTGTCACGGTGCTCGAAGGTGACGCGGCCCGGTTCGAGCTGCCGGACGGCTCGCTCGGCGTCGCGGGGGTCAAGGGGTTCGGCGGCGGGTTCGCCGGCAAGTGCGCCAGCCGCTTCGGCGAGCGCGAGATGAAGAACTTTGTCGAGCACACGATGGCGTCGGCCGAATCGTTGCGCGAAGCGTTGCAGAGCCTCGACACCGACGTCGTCGTCGCGCTGACCCACTACGCGCCGATCCCCGGCACGCTGCACGGCGAGCCGCCGGAGATCCACCCGTTCCTCGGCTCGTACCTGCTGTGCGAACCGATCGACGAGGTGGGGGCCGACCTGGCGCTGCACGGCCACGCCCACTTCGGGTGCGAGCAGGGCGTCACGCCCGGCGGGGTCCGGGTGCGGAACGTAGCGCAGCCGGTGATCCGGAAGGCGTACGCGCTCTACGAACTCCACCCGGCCGAGGTGTCCGCGCGGCGCTAG
- a CDS encoding nucleotidyltransferase family protein, producing MEAEALLQSLTRVVTALDGTGIRFAVAGGLAVYARGGPPSDHDVDLFLKPGDADRAAEVLTAAGLRRVHPPEDWLTKVYDGEILVDLIHRPNHRPVTDELLDRAAFMRVGSTAAPVVSGTDLLVDKLLVLGAHRCDFVPLLQIARDLREQVDWTEVAVQVSASPYARALLALLGDLAVIDPEEALVPEPPQYLVARLSRALAEDPRTAELGVHVTVRGEHVHLTGEVTCPARKAEVDAVVGEYLTGELVHNDVRVADVREPASAEEIGR from the coding sequence ATGGAAGCGGAGGCGCTGCTGCAGAGCCTGACCCGGGTGGTGACCGCGCTGGACGGCACCGGTATCCGGTTCGCCGTGGCCGGTGGCCTGGCGGTGTACGCCCGCGGCGGCCCGCCGTCCGACCACGACGTCGACCTGTTCCTCAAGCCCGGCGACGCGGACCGGGCGGCGGAGGTGCTCACCGCCGCCGGGCTGCGCCGCGTGCACCCGCCGGAGGACTGGCTGACCAAGGTCTACGACGGCGAGATCCTCGTCGACCTGATCCACCGGCCCAACCACCGGCCGGTGACCGACGAGCTGCTGGACCGCGCCGCCTTCATGCGGGTCGGGTCGACCGCCGCGCCGGTCGTGTCCGGCACCGACCTGCTCGTCGACAAGCTGCTCGTGCTCGGCGCGCACCGGTGCGACTTCGTGCCGCTGCTGCAGATCGCCCGCGACCTGCGCGAGCAGGTCGACTGGACCGAGGTCGCCGTGCAGGTGTCGGCGTCCCCGTACGCCCGCGCGCTCCTGGCGCTGCTCGGTGACCTGGCCGTGATCGATCCGGAGGAGGCTCTCGTGCCCGAACCACCGCAGTACCTCGTCGCCCGGCTGAGCCGGGCCCTCGCCGAAGACCCCCGCACCGCCGAACTCGGCGTGCACGTGACCGTGCGGGGCGAGCACGTCCACCTGACCGGCGAAGTGACCTGCCCCGCGCGGAAGGCGGAGGTGGACGCCGTCGTCGGCGAGTACCTGACCGGGGAGCTGGTGCACAACGACGTCCGGGTCGCCGACGTCCGCGAGCCGGCGAGCGCGGAGGAGATCGGCCGATGA
- a CDS encoding STAS domain-containing protein — MPENRLPVLTVHVRAVPEAVVVAAEGDLDLGSAPVLRTRAGAALDGRPEALVVDLGGVGFCGSAGLQVIAELVAATTAADVPFALVTDRRAVLRALQLTRLDTTLALHPTLAGARAWLRERA, encoded by the coding sequence GTGCCCGAGAACCGCCTGCCCGTGCTGACGGTGCACGTGCGCGCCGTCCCCGAAGCCGTCGTAGTCGCGGCGGAGGGCGACCTCGACCTCGGCAGCGCGCCGGTGCTGCGCACCCGGGCCGGAGCCGCGCTCGACGGGCGGCCGGAGGCGCTCGTCGTCGACCTCGGCGGCGTCGGGTTCTGCGGTTCGGCCGGCCTGCAGGTCATCGCCGAGCTCGTCGCCGCGACCACCGCGGCGGACGTGCCGTTCGCGCTGGTCACCGACCGGCGCGCGGTGCTGCGCGCGCTGCAGCTCACGCGGCTCGACACCACCCTCGCCCTGCACCCGACACTGGCCGGTGCCCGCGCGTGGCTGCGCGAGCGGGCATGA
- a CDS encoding HD domain-containing protein, giving the protein MDLSLPSGPACTTAAEVAAAYSSPSLLNHSMRVYAWAVALGEAHGVHFDDELLFVAAMLHDVGLAPEFDSHTKPFEVAGGHVGWVFAAGAGWPAARRDRLAEVIVRHMAPEVDPAEDPEGFLLSRAAAADIAGRGVAELPAGFRSDVLACYPRLDLVGEFLRCFRDQADRKPDSSAAAAIRNDLAARMAANPLERS; this is encoded by the coding sequence ATGGACCTTTCCCTTCCCAGCGGCCCGGCCTGCACGACCGCGGCCGAAGTGGCGGCGGCGTACTCGTCGCCGTCACTGCTGAACCATTCGATGCGGGTCTACGCCTGGGCGGTGGCGCTCGGCGAGGCGCACGGGGTGCACTTCGACGACGAGCTGCTGTTCGTCGCGGCGATGCTCCACGACGTCGGGCTGGCCCCGGAGTTCGACAGCCACACGAAGCCGTTCGAGGTGGCCGGTGGCCACGTCGGGTGGGTGTTCGCCGCCGGCGCCGGGTGGCCGGCCGCGCGCCGGGACCGGCTCGCCGAGGTGATCGTCCGGCACATGGCGCCCGAGGTGGACCCGGCGGAGGACCCCGAAGGCTTCCTGCTGTCGAGGGCCGCCGCGGCCGACATCGCCGGGCGCGGGGTGGCCGAGCTGCCCGCCGGCTTCCGGTCCGACGTGCTGGCCTGCTACCCGCGGCTGGACCTCGTCGGCGAGTTCCTGCGCTGCTTCCGTGACCAGGCGGACCGCAAGCCGGACAGCTCGGCCGCCGCCGCGATCCGCAACGACCTCGCCGCCCGGATGGCGGCCAACCCCCTCGAACGGAGCTGA
- a CDS encoding NADP-dependent oxidoreductase, producing MRAITVRDRTAEPALTELPHPHAAENDVVVRVHAAAFTPGELTWPATWTDRAGRDRTPSVPGHELSGVVTELGYGTTGLTVGQRVFGLADWTRDGTLADYVAVEARNLAPLPADVDHVTASALPISGLTAWQALFDHGGLTAGRTVLIHGAAGSVGSLAVQLARQAGARVIGTGRPADRDTVLGLGASAFFEPSRLEEIGEVDLVLDVLGGEILDRSAALVRAGGTLVTIAEPPRVRPKDGRAVFFVVEPDRVRLADLVQRVRDGRLEVRVGAVRPLEEVPAEFAQRTRGKTVIRVADGD from the coding sequence ATGCGTGCCATCACGGTCCGGGACCGCACCGCGGAACCCGCCCTCACCGAGCTGCCGCACCCGCACGCCGCCGAAAACGACGTCGTCGTGCGGGTGCACGCGGCCGCGTTCACCCCCGGCGAGCTGACCTGGCCGGCCACGTGGACCGACCGCGCGGGCCGGGACCGCACGCCGAGCGTGCCCGGCCACGAACTTTCCGGCGTGGTCACGGAACTCGGCTACGGCACCACGGGCCTGACCGTCGGCCAGCGCGTCTTCGGCCTGGCCGACTGGACCCGCGACGGCACCCTGGCCGACTACGTGGCGGTGGAAGCGCGCAACCTCGCCCCGCTGCCCGCGGATGTCGACCACGTGACCGCCTCGGCCCTGCCGATCTCGGGATTGACGGCCTGGCAAGCGTTGTTCGACCACGGCGGCCTCACCGCCGGCCGCACGGTCCTGATCCACGGCGCGGCGGGCAGCGTCGGTTCACTGGCGGTCCAGCTCGCCCGGCAGGCGGGCGCCCGAGTAATAGGTACCGGCCGCCCCGCCGACCGCGACACGGTGCTGGGTCTCGGCGCTTCGGCCTTCTTCGAGCCGAGCCGACTGGAGGAGATCGGCGAAGTGGACCTGGTCCTCGACGTCCTCGGCGGCGAGATCCTCGACCGGTCGGCGGCTTTGGTCCGCGCGGGCGGGACGCTGGTCACGATCGCCGAGCCGCCCCGGGTGCGTCCGAAGGACGGGCGAGCGGTCTTCTTCGTGGTGGAGCCGGACCGGGTGAGGTTGGCGGACCTGGTCCAGCGCGTACGAGACGGCCGCCTCGAAGTCCGGGTCGGCGCGGTGCGGCCGCTCGAGGAGGTGCCGGCGGAGTTCGCCCAGCGGACCCGCGGGAAGACCGTGATCCGGGTGGCGGACGGGGATTGA